In Myxococcus stipitatus, a single window of DNA contains:
- the ileS gene encoding isoleucine--tRNA ligase yields MSDTPSQDKDYKDSVNLPRTDFPMKGNLAQLEPRMLGWWAEQGIWEKLQRKNAAGEPFVIADGPPYANGHLHAGHALNKVLKDIVVKYRNLTGRQCDFIPGWDTHGLPIEQAVEKRLKDKKVDKRTLPRDAFLDQCRAYALEFIDIQRAEFQRLGVFGTWNAPYRTLDYAYEAQEIRELARFARRGMLYRRKKPVYWCLQDQTALAEAEVEYAEHESPSVYVAFPAGPEVGERVPALKGRDVDFVIWTTTPWTLPANLAIAVNPELEYVFYQLGARVILVARELLPRVLSETKSDELAVKHVELPGGEVSAAALVDPSRILAYARGEELEHLTYRHPLYERRGRIVLGEHVTLDAGTGLVHTAPGHGQEDYEVGLRYGLDIYNPVRPDGRYDDTVGEALAGKRVFEANAFVIPMLVEKGALLNDAKDTVKHSYPHCWRCHNPVILSATYQWFIPMDAPFQGEKTFRQVVLEQVDRVQWVPSWGHSRIRGMLETRPDWTISRQRTWGVPICIAYCEGCEDAVVSPELMEKVAAAVEQEGVGVWYRTPVKDFLPQGFACPRCGKGEFRRETDILDVWFDSACMASAVLERRQRVPADLFLEGSDQHRGWFHSSMLVSVGTRDVSPYKACLTHGFVVDGKGEKMSKSLGNVVAPEKIIQQYGAEVLRLWVAASDYRNDVRLSDQILKGLSEGYRKIRNTLRYALSNLYDFDPARDAVPEARLLPLDQWARGRLSEVAARVRQAYEDYEFHLVYATVVDFCAGDLSAVYFDILKDRLYTSRTDGHARRSAQTVLHEVASVLLRLLSPVMSFTAEEAWGFLPGRPVESVFLAGFPEPSAKLEPALAERYAKLFALRGAVQGVLEAARREKRIGSSLEARVLLMAEGATRDFLRANLEELPALFITSQVELVDAQGLGAQPLEVAQAFGEGARVLAEVQSARGHKCPRCWTYSEAVGQGGDVCLKCRDALAA; encoded by the coding sequence ATGAGCGACACGCCCTCCCAGGACAAGGATTACAAGGACTCGGTCAACCTCCCGCGCACGGACTTCCCCATGAAGGGGAACCTGGCGCAGCTCGAGCCGAGGATGCTCGGCTGGTGGGCGGAGCAGGGCATCTGGGAGAAGCTTCAACGGAAGAACGCGGCGGGCGAGCCCTTCGTCATCGCGGACGGGCCGCCGTACGCCAACGGCCACCTCCACGCGGGTCACGCGCTCAACAAGGTCCTCAAGGACATCGTGGTGAAGTACCGCAACCTGACGGGGCGTCAGTGCGACTTCATCCCGGGCTGGGACACGCACGGGCTGCCCATCGAGCAGGCGGTGGAGAAGCGGCTGAAGGACAAGAAGGTGGACAAGCGCACGCTGCCGCGCGACGCCTTCCTGGATCAGTGCCGCGCGTACGCGCTGGAGTTCATCGACATCCAGCGCGCGGAGTTCCAGCGGCTGGGTGTCTTCGGCACGTGGAACGCGCCCTACCGCACGCTCGACTACGCCTACGAGGCGCAGGAGATTCGCGAGCTGGCCCGCTTCGCGCGGCGGGGCATGCTCTACCGGCGCAAGAAGCCGGTGTACTGGTGCCTCCAGGACCAGACGGCGCTCGCCGAGGCGGAGGTGGAGTACGCGGAGCACGAGTCCCCGTCCGTGTACGTGGCCTTCCCGGCCGGTCCGGAGGTGGGCGAGCGGGTGCCCGCGCTGAAGGGCAGGGACGTGGACTTCGTCATCTGGACGACCACGCCCTGGACGCTGCCGGCCAACCTGGCCATCGCCGTCAACCCGGAGCTGGAGTACGTCTTCTACCAACTGGGCGCGCGCGTCATCCTCGTGGCGCGCGAGCTGCTGCCGCGCGTGCTGTCCGAGACGAAGTCGGACGAGCTGGCGGTGAAACACGTGGAGCTGCCGGGCGGCGAGGTGTCCGCGGCGGCGCTGGTGGACCCGTCGCGCATCCTCGCGTACGCGCGGGGCGAGGAGCTGGAGCACCTCACGTACCGCCACCCGCTCTACGAGCGGCGCGGGCGCATCGTCCTGGGCGAGCACGTCACGTTGGACGCGGGCACGGGGCTGGTGCACACGGCGCCGGGGCACGGGCAGGAGGACTACGAGGTCGGCCTGCGCTACGGGCTGGACATCTACAACCCGGTGCGCCCGGACGGCCGCTATGACGACACGGTGGGCGAGGCGCTCGCGGGCAAGCGCGTCTTCGAGGCCAACGCGTTCGTCATCCCCATGCTGGTGGAGAAGGGCGCGCTGCTGAACGACGCGAAGGACACGGTGAAGCACAGCTATCCGCACTGCTGGCGCTGCCACAACCCCGTCATCCTGAGCGCGACGTATCAGTGGTTCATCCCCATGGACGCGCCCTTCCAGGGCGAGAAGACCTTCCGCCAGGTGGTGCTGGAGCAGGTGGACCGGGTGCAATGGGTGCCCTCGTGGGGGCACAGCCGCATCCGCGGCATGCTGGAGACGCGGCCGGACTGGACCATCAGCCGTCAGCGCACCTGGGGCGTGCCCATCTGCATCGCCTACTGCGAGGGCTGCGAGGACGCGGTCGTGTCGCCGGAGCTGATGGAGAAGGTGGCGGCGGCGGTGGAACAGGAGGGCGTGGGCGTCTGGTACCGCACGCCGGTGAAGGACTTCCTGCCCCAGGGCTTCGCGTGTCCCCGGTGCGGCAAGGGCGAGTTCCGCCGCGAGACGGACATCCTCGACGTGTGGTTCGACTCGGCGTGCATGGCCTCCGCGGTGCTGGAGCGCCGGCAGCGCGTCCCGGCGGACCTGTTCCTGGAGGGCAGTGACCAGCACCGCGGCTGGTTCCACTCGTCCATGCTGGTGTCGGTGGGCACGCGCGACGTGTCGCCCTACAAGGCGTGCCTCACCCACGGCTTCGTGGTGGACGGCAAGGGCGAGAAGATGTCCAAGAGCCTGGGCAACGTGGTGGCGCCGGAGAAGATCATCCAGCAGTACGGCGCGGAGGTGCTGCGCCTGTGGGTGGCGGCGAGCGACTACCGCAACGACGTGCGCCTGTCGGACCAGATCCTCAAGGGCCTGTCGGAGGGCTACCGGAAGATTCGCAACACCCTGCGCTACGCGTTGAGCAACCTGTATGACTTCGACCCGGCGCGGGACGCGGTGCCGGAGGCGCGGCTGCTGCCGCTGGACCAGTGGGCGCGCGGGCGGCTGTCGGAGGTGGCGGCGCGGGTGCGCCAGGCGTACGAGGACTACGAGTTCCACCTCGTCTACGCGACGGTGGTGGACTTCTGCGCCGGGGATTTGTCGGCCGTGTACTTCGACATCCTGAAGGACCGGCTCTACACGTCGCGGACGGACGGGCACGCGCGCAGGAGCGCGCAGACGGTGCTGCACGAGGTGGCCTCCGTGCTGCTGCGCCTGCTGTCGCCGGTGATGAGCTTCACGGCGGAGGAGGCGTGGGGCTTCTTGCCGGGCAGGCCCGTGGAGAGCGTGTTCCTGGCCGGCTTCCCGGAGCCGTCGGCGAAGCTGGAGCCGGCGCTGGCGGAGCGCTACGCGAAGCTGTTCGCGCTGCGCGGCGCGGTGCAGGGCGTGCTGGAGGCGGCGCGGCGGGAGAAGCGCATCGGCTCGTCGCTGGAGGCCCGCGTGTTGCTGATGGCGGAGGGCGCGACGCGGGACTTCCTGCGCGCGAACCTGGAGGAGCTGCCGGCGCTGTTCATCACCAGCCAGGTGGAGCTGGTGGACGCGCAGGGGCTCGGGGCCCAGCCGCTGGAGGTGGCGCAAGCGTTCGGCGAGGGCGCCCGGGTGCTGGCCGAGGTCCAGTCGGCGCGCGGCCACAAGTGCCCGCGCTGCTGGACGTACTCGGAGGCGGTGGGGCAGGGTGGTGACGTCTGCCTGAAGTGCCGCGACGCGCTCGCCGCGTAG
- a CDS encoding pilus assembly FimT family protein gives MMRTRGMTLLELMTAVAVVGLMLSLALVGIQTPIERQKESAATRELWSSALRARQISISANQPVRFVVNENVEMPDGTTRTLARWERLTCDNAWDNNSCPSAACLNTTCRANAACCDEVGPDVIIPPTMNANAIHGLCYLPGMGRAVRPGDLTCLRGQLGDNVAITNAAPGNLAFDFASGRKRSLLMVEPLTGIPNLLDCDSKLAEGNRRPEECDP, from the coding sequence ATGATGCGCACTCGAGGAATGACGCTCCTGGAGCTGATGACCGCGGTGGCGGTGGTCGGACTCATGCTCTCCCTGGCGTTGGTGGGTATCCAGACGCCCATCGAACGGCAGAAGGAGTCCGCGGCGACGCGGGAGCTCTGGTCGTCCGCGCTCCGGGCCCGCCAGATTTCCATCTCCGCCAACCAGCCGGTGCGGTTCGTCGTGAACGAGAACGTCGAGATGCCGGACGGCACGACGCGCACGCTGGCCCGCTGGGAGCGGCTGACGTGTGACAACGCGTGGGACAACAACTCCTGCCCCAGCGCGGCGTGCCTGAACACGACGTGCCGCGCGAACGCGGCCTGCTGCGACGAGGTGGGGCCGGACGTCATCATCCCCCCGACGATGAACGCCAACGCCATCCACGGCCTCTGCTACCTGCCCGGCATGGGCCGCGCGGTGCGGCCGGGGGACCTGACGTGCCTGCGGGGACAGCTCGGAGACAACGTGGCCATCACCAACGCCGCGCCGGGCAACCTCGCGTTCGACTTCGCGTCGGGCCGCAAGCGCAGCCTGCTCATGGTGGAGCCGCTCACCGGCATCCCCAACCTGTTGGACTGCGACTCCAAGCTCGCCGAGGGCAACCGCCGCCCGGAGGAGTGCGACCCGTAG
- a CDS encoding pilus assembly protein produces the protein MTRRIRSVPSRRQRGQALLETAIGTTLFVTIIALGIHFAEVGFLSLKVQEAAVSALWDGTHGRMHHIPVTYSEAGGSMRDAAASAQGRYADFNGLSSVAGGGITQAFTRGADMRVSCDMDVGVGWSGALLTRLVYRDNGGTACGAQATLSTWRIPTAFLEGEAQSALYKERNVDPGLANLQVCAVGRPMGTTCPGRFSMLVDDWGLAGELESATCNILMQDQLIPCTNAPLHAAVWSTYAPTALPIPTAASNLAQAALFWNPLPPTALAMVGLGMKEKTFWMSAAGEEALDFVQTPVPMDPISRFWPTTPGSAIGVTTFPYFMAHGRRLAKGGCFLGKDCD, from the coding sequence ATGACGCGGCGGATTCGGAGTGTCCCGTCCCGACGGCAGCGAGGGCAGGCGCTGCTGGAGACGGCCATCGGCACGACGCTCTTCGTGACCATCATCGCCCTGGGCATCCACTTCGCGGAGGTGGGGTTCTTGTCGCTCAAGGTGCAGGAGGCCGCCGTCTCCGCGCTCTGGGACGGCACCCACGGGAGGATGCATCACATCCCCGTCACCTACAGCGAGGCGGGGGGCTCCATGCGGGATGCCGCGGCGAGCGCCCAGGGGCGCTACGCGGACTTCAACGGACTGTCGTCGGTCGCGGGAGGCGGCATCACCCAGGCCTTCACGCGCGGCGCCGACATGCGGGTGTCGTGCGACATGGACGTGGGCGTCGGCTGGTCCGGCGCCCTCCTCACGCGGCTCGTCTACCGGGACAACGGCGGCACCGCCTGCGGCGCGCAGGCGACGCTGAGCACGTGGCGCATCCCCACCGCGTTCCTGGAGGGCGAAGCCCAGAGCGCCCTCTACAAGGAGCGCAACGTGGACCCGGGGCTCGCCAACCTCCAGGTCTGCGCGGTGGGCCGTCCCATGGGCACCACCTGTCCGGGGCGCTTCTCCATGCTCGTGGACGACTGGGGGCTGGCCGGCGAACTGGAGTCCGCCACCTGCAACATCCTCATGCAGGACCAGCTCATCCCCTGCACCAACGCGCCCCTGCACGCGGCGGTGTGGTCCACGTACGCGCCCACGGCGCTGCCCATCCCGACGGCCGCCAGCAACCTCGCGCAAGCCGCCCTGTTCTGGAACCCGCTGCCTCCCACGGCGCTCGCCATGGTGGGCCTGGGCATGAAGGAGAAGACCTTCTGGATGAGCGCGGCGGGCGAGGAGGCCCTCGACTTCGTCCAGACGCCCGTGCCCATGGACCCCATCTCCCGCTTCTGGCCCACCACGCCGGGCTCCGCCATCGGCGTCACCACGTTCCCCTATTTCATGGCCCATGGGCGGCGTCTCGCCAAGGGCGGCTGCTTCCTCGGAAAGGACTGTGATTGA